A window of Mucilaginibacter sp. PAMC 26640 contains these coding sequences:
- a CDS encoding ABC transporter permease, which yields MELDTSDQQWDLEIKPHDTVFNLHLKDVWNYRDLLWLLVRRDFVSFYKQTVLGPLWFFIQPIFTTLVFTFVFGNLAKIPTGNVPAPLFYMSGTIAWNYFSDCLTKTSTVFRDNAGIFGKVYFPRLIMPLSIVFSNLVKFAVQFVLFLCYFTYYIIKYHYSGGDPVNPNWYALLFPFIMVLMAIQGLGLGLMVTAMTTKYRDLTFVVTFGMQLMMYATPIIYPLSEAYKKHHEFVAFNPMSGLIETLRYGFTGGGQFYPAVFFYSVAVSLVLFFLGLVVFNRVEKDFVDTV from the coding sequence ATGGAGTTAGATACGTCAGATCAGCAATGGGATTTAGAAATTAAGCCTCATGATACCGTTTTTAACCTTCACCTGAAAGATGTTTGGAACTATCGCGACCTGCTCTGGCTTTTGGTGCGGCGTGATTTTGTATCATTTTATAAGCAAACGGTGCTGGGGCCGCTGTGGTTTTTTATCCAGCCAATATTTACAACCCTGGTTTTTACCTTTGTATTTGGTAACCTGGCTAAAATACCTACGGGCAACGTTCCGGCTCCTTTATTTTATATGTCGGGAACCATTGCCTGGAACTACTTTTCAGATTGCCTTACAAAAACGTCAACGGTTTTCAGGGATAATGCAGGGATTTTCGGTAAGGTGTATTTCCCAAGGCTTATCATGCCACTAAGTATTGTTTTCTCCAACCTGGTAAAGTTTGCGGTGCAATTTGTACTGTTTCTATGCTACTTTACTTACTACATCATCAAATATCACTACAGCGGCGGCGATCCGGTAAATCCAAACTGGTACGCATTGCTGTTTCCTTTTATTATGGTTTTAATGGCCATTCAGGGCCTCGGCCTTGGCCTTATGGTTACTGCCATGACAACCAAATACCGCGATTTAACTTTTGTGGTAACCTTTGGTATGCAACTGATGATGTATGCTACACCTATCATCTATCCACTATCCGAAGCTTATAAAAAACACCATGAATTTGTGGCATTTAACCCGATGAGTGGTTTGATAGAAACCCTGAGATATGGCTTCACAGGCGGCGGACAGTTTTACCCGGCGGTGTTTTTTTACAGCGTTGCAGTTAGCCTTGTTTTATTCTTTTTAGGTTTAGTGGTATTTAACAGGGTAGAAAAAGACTTTGTTGATACTGTATGA
- a CDS encoding NAD-dependent epimerase, translated as MPNTAKKLLVTGSSGLIGSEVCYHFAGLGWEIHGVDNNQRAVFFGAQGDTRWNQNRIQTDLGAKFIHHEVDIRDRAGVLKLLKEIKPDAIVHTAAQPSHDRAAAIPFDDFDTNAVGTLNLLEAVRQVCPESPFAHMSTNKVYGDRPNTIALVEKETRWDYADEYYANGITEEFSIDQSKHSLFGASKVAADIMVQEYGRYFGIPTCCLRGGCLTGPNHSGVELHGFLSYLVKCNVEGREYKVFGYKGKQVRDNIHSYDVASFIDAFIAAPRVAEVYNIGGGRANSCSIWEAFKLAEKFTGKEQVYTYIDENRIGDHMCYISNLDKMRKHYPSWDITISLAETIRQIVVAQSGRV; from the coding sequence ATGCCAAATACAGCAAAAAAATTATTGGTCACCGGTTCTTCCGGGTTAATAGGATCAGAAGTTTGTTACCATTTTGCCGGTCTTGGCTGGGAAATTCACGGTGTGGATAATAACCAGCGCGCTGTATTTTTTGGTGCACAAGGGGATACCCGCTGGAACCAAAACCGCATACAAACAGATCTGGGTGCCAAATTTATTCACCATGAAGTTGATATCCGTGATAGGGCAGGGGTGCTGAAATTGTTAAAAGAAATTAAGCCAGATGCGATAGTGCATACCGCGGCGCAGCCATCACATGACCGCGCAGCGGCCATTCCATTTGATGATTTTGATACTAATGCGGTAGGTACGCTAAATTTGCTGGAGGCTGTAAGGCAGGTTTGCCCGGAATCTCCCTTCGCGCACATGTCTACCAACAAAGTATACGGCGACCGGCCCAACACCATCGCATTGGTTGAAAAAGAAACCCGCTGGGATTATGCAGATGAGTATTATGCCAATGGCATCACCGAAGAATTTTCGATAGACCAAAGCAAACATTCTCTTTTTGGTGCATCCAAAGTGGCGGCAGATATCATGGTGCAGGAATATGGGCGTTACTTCGGTATCCCGACCTGCTGCCTGCGGGGCGGCTGCTTAACCGGGCCAAACCACTCAGGTGTAGAGCTCCATGGTTTTTTAAGCTACCTGGTTAAATGTAATGTGGAAGGCCGCGAGTACAAGGTATTTGGTTACAAAGGCAAACAGGTAAGGGATAATATCCACTCCTATGATGTGGCCAGCTTTATAGATGCTTTCATCGCTGCACCGCGCGTTGCCGAGGTGTATAACATTGGCGGGGGCAGGGCTAACTCCTGCTCGATATGGGAGGCGTTTAAACTGGCCGAGAAATTTACAGGGAAAGAACAGGTATATACTTATATAGATGAGAACCGCATCGGTGATCATATGTGCTACATTTCCAATCTCGACAAGATGCGCAAGCACTATCCAAGCTGGGATATTACCATCTCGTTAGCGGAAACCATCAGGCAAATAGTGGTGGCACAAAGTGGCAGAGTATAA
- a CDS encoding glutaminase: protein MKNIFKTLGIFVLGLSSAQGWSQDKLPAYPLITHNAYFSIWSNSDKLNESVTRHWTGKEQSMIGILKVDDKFYRFMGESSPQYKTIVATGDETAAKVKYQTEGTVADGWEKTGFNDAAWKAGLTPFGDDRSKAGTKWIGKDVWIRRKFNLKQIPSGKLLLKLFHDDAAEVFLNGKSLFKKAGANGDYDLYPLSDEIRSNLVVGDNLMAIHCNNTGGGTWIDAGIVEELVNTTDDKIKVAKQLSVKVTATQTTYQFRCGDADLAVRFTSPLVLNNLAVLTSPVSYITYSVRANDGEKHNVSLYQGVSSNLAVNQPAQAVKVSAYQKGGMQILKAGTVEQPVLKKSGDNIRIDWGYLYAAASGSTQYTTTEDNAIASFYKSNMKGNAITNGKRLMLNTVFLLGSVDTKPVTKYMMLGYDDLYSVQYFKTNLKPWWRNQPGASMDAELAKANRNYLTVINLCKKTDAQVYGDAVAAGGEEYAKLCVMAYRQSIAAHQVVKSPQGELLFLSKENFSNGSINTVDVTYPSAPLYLLYNPELMKGMLNGIFYYSESGKWAKPFAAHDLGTYPLANGQTYGEDMPVEECGNMIVLAGAITSVENSPAYAKKHWKTLTTWTNYLAKAGFDPENQLCTDDFAGHLAHNTNLSVKAIVAIGAYAKMAGMMGQTAVAAKYGKLAKDLTIKWMDKANAGNHYSLVFDNKDTWSQKYNMVWDKVLKLDLFPQRVYDTEIKYYLDHQNKFGLPLDSRKTYTKSDWILWTATMTSNAKDFKELVEPVYKYASETSSRVPLSDWHETKDGKMVGFQARSVVGGYFMKVLYDRSLKPATKK, encoded by the coding sequence ATGAAAAACATATTTAAAACGCTTGGCATTTTTGTGCTGGGCCTAAGCTCGGCGCAAGGCTGGTCGCAGGATAAATTGCCGGCATACCCGCTTATCACACACAACGCTTATTTCAGCATCTGGAGTAATTCTGACAAGCTTAATGAATCGGTTACCCGGCATTGGACCGGTAAAGAGCAGTCGATGATAGGGATATTGAAAGTCGACGATAAGTTTTACCGCTTCATGGGCGAGTCGTCCCCGCAATACAAAACCATTGTGGCCACCGGGGATGAAACCGCCGCAAAGGTTAAATACCAAACGGAGGGTACGGTAGCCGACGGCTGGGAAAAGACGGGCTTTAATGATGCAGCCTGGAAAGCAGGCTTAACCCCGTTTGGTGATGACCGCAGCAAAGCGGGTACCAAATGGATAGGGAAAGACGTTTGGATAAGGCGTAAATTCAACCTGAAACAAATTCCGTCAGGAAAATTGCTGCTCAAACTTTTTCATGATGATGCCGCCGAAGTTTTCCTGAACGGGAAAAGCCTCTTTAAAAAAGCGGGTGCCAATGGCGATTATGACCTGTATCCGCTATCGGATGAGATCCGCTCTAACCTGGTTGTTGGAGACAACCTAATGGCTATCCATTGCAATAATACAGGTGGCGGCACCTGGATAGATGCCGGCATTGTAGAAGAGTTGGTAAATACCACCGATGACAAGATCAAAGTAGCTAAACAGTTATCGGTTAAGGTTACCGCAACGCAAACCACCTACCAGTTCAGGTGTGGTGATGCCGATCTGGCGGTGAGGTTTACATCGCCATTGGTGCTCAATAATCTGGCGGTGCTCACTTCGCCTGTATCCTACATAACCTACAGTGTAAGGGCGAATGATGGTGAAAAACACAATGTGAGCCTTTACCAGGGCGTTTCATCAAACCTGGCGGTAAATCAGCCTGCGCAGGCAGTTAAAGTATCGGCCTACCAAAAAGGCGGAATGCAAATTTTAAAGGCCGGCACCGTGGAGCAACCGGTTTTGAAAAAAAGCGGGGATAATATCCGGATAGATTGGGGTTATCTTTATGCGGCAGCCAGCGGCTCCACACAATACACCACTACCGAAGACAATGCCATCGCCTCATTTTATAAAAGTAACATGAAAGGTAATGCGATCACCAACGGGAAAAGGCTGATGCTGAATACTGTTTTTTTGCTTGGCAGTGTGGATACGAAGCCGGTTACAAAATATATGATGCTTGGTTATGACGATCTGTACTCCGTACAGTATTTTAAAACCAATTTAAAGCCCTGGTGGCGCAATCAGCCCGGCGCAAGTATGGATGCCGAGTTGGCAAAAGCAAACAGGAACTACCTGACCGTTATCAATCTATGCAAAAAAACGGATGCACAGGTTTATGGCGATGCTGTGGCTGCCGGGGGTGAGGAGTATGCAAAACTATGCGTAATGGCTTACCGGCAAAGTATTGCCGCTCATCAGGTGGTTAAAAGTCCGCAGGGCGAGCTGCTGTTTTTATCGAAAGAGAATTTCAGCAATGGATCTATCAACACGGTGGATGTAACTTATCCTTCTGCGCCACTATACTTATTGTACAATCCCGAATTGATGAAGGGGATGCTGAACGGTATTTTCTACTACAGCGAAAGCGGTAAATGGGCCAAACCGTTTGCAGCGCATGACCTGGGCACTTACCCGCTGGCCAATGGGCAAACCTATGGCGAAGATATGCCGGTGGAAGAATGCGGCAACATGATTGTACTGGCAGGGGCTATTACTTCGGTTGAGAACAGCCCTGCATACGCCAAAAAGCATTGGAAAACCTTAACCACCTGGACCAACTACCTGGCTAAGGCAGGCTTTGATCCGGAGAATCAACTTTGCACCGATGATTTTGCCGGTCACCTGGCGCATAACACCAATCTCTCCGTAAAAGCCATTGTGGCCATTGGTGCTTATGCAAAAATGGCTGGCATGATGGGCCAGACTGCAGTGGCGGCTAAATACGGCAAACTGGCTAAGGACCTTACCATTAAATGGATGGATAAAGCCAACGCGGGCAATCATTACTCGCTGGTTTTTGATAATAAGGATACCTGGAGCCAGAAATATAACATGGTTTGGGATAAAGTTTTAAAGCTTGATCTTTTTCCGCAGCGCGTTTACGATACGGAGATAAAGTATTACCTGGATCATCAAAACAAATTTGGCCTGCCGTTGGATAGCCGCAAAACTTACACCAAATCCGACTGGATCCTGTGGACGGCAACCATGACCAGCAATGCCAAAGATTTTAAAGAACTGGTAGAACCGGTTTATAAATATGCATCAGAAACCTCATCAAGAGTTCCGCTAAGCGATTGGCACGAAACTAAAGACGGGAAAATGGTTGGCTTCCAGGCGAGGAGTGTGGTAGGTGGATATTTTATGAAAGTGCTGTACGATAGAAGTTTGAAACCTGCTACCAAAAAATAG
- a CDS encoding glycosyl hydrolase, producing MERRDFIKNGAIAAAGLTILPSGSLFAASATKVRLGYIGVGARGMSHISEGCLREDIEVVAICDTQESSLKRCREFIAQKGRPAAKEYTGGIDAYKKLLERKDIDAVIIATPWQFHHPQAIDAMKAGKYVGCEVVAGLTVEDHWDIVNTSEKTGMPYMTLENVCYRRDVMAALNMSRQGLFGELVHVEGGYQHNLRDVLFNGKDGVTFGPDATSEAQWRTQFNIDVDGDIYPSHGSGPCMQYLDINRGNRFTSMSSFSSKARGLAAYVEEKAPGNPGAKINYKNGDVIQTMINCANGETVLLSHDTHLPRPYSLGFRVQGTKGLWMDVAKSVYIDHQSKNDDAWDPAQEWFAKYDHPLWKKYEKEASGAGHGGMDWFVFNAFIESVKQKRQTPIDVYDSVTMSVITPLSTKSLKEGNAVQQFPDFTKGQWKGRKNKFALDDSGF from the coding sequence ATGGAAAGAAGAGATTTTATAAAAAACGGCGCAATTGCCGCGGCAGGTTTAACTATTCTGCCCTCGGGTAGTTTGTTTGCAGCGTCGGCTACCAAAGTTAGACTGGGTTATATTGGCGTTGGTGCCCGCGGCATGAGCCATATCTCCGAAGGTTGCCTGAGGGAGGATATAGAAGTTGTAGCCATATGTGATACGCAGGAAAGCTCCCTGAAACGCTGCCGGGAATTCATCGCGCAAAAAGGCAGGCCTGCGGCTAAAGAATATACAGGCGGAATTGATGCATACAAAAAGCTGCTGGAACGAAAGGATATTGATGCAGTGATCATTGCGACACCATGGCAGTTCCACCATCCGCAGGCTATTGATGCAATGAAAGCCGGCAAATATGTTGGCTGCGAAGTAGTAGCAGGCTTAACGGTTGAGGATCATTGGGATATTGTAAACACCTCAGAAAAAACCGGTATGCCCTACATGACGCTGGAGAATGTTTGCTACCGCCGCGATGTAATGGCCGCATTGAATATGTCGCGCCAGGGTTTGTTTGGCGAATTGGTGCACGTAGAGGGTGGGTATCAGCACAACCTGCGGGATGTGTTGTTCAACGGCAAAGATGGGGTAACATTCGGGCCGGATGCTACCAGCGAAGCGCAATGGCGTACCCAATTCAATATAGATGTGGATGGCGATATTTACCCAAGCCATGGTTCTGGCCCCTGCATGCAGTATTTGGATATTAACCGGGGCAACCGTTTCACGTCCATGTCGTCATTCAGTTCTAAAGCGCGCGGCTTGGCGGCTTATGTGGAAGAAAAAGCTCCGGGCAACCCTGGCGCTAAGATCAATTATAAAAATGGCGACGTGATCCAAACCATGATCAATTGCGCAAATGGTGAAACCGTGCTATTGAGCCATGATACACATTTGCCAAGACCCTACTCTCTGGGCTTTAGGGTGCAGGGAACAAAAGGCTTGTGGATGGATGTTGCCAAAAGCGTTTACATCGATCATCAGTCAAAAAACGACGATGCATGGGATCCGGCACAGGAATGGTTTGCTAAATACGACCACCCGCTGTGGAAAAAATATGAGAAAGAAGCCAGTGGCGCAGGCCACGGCGGTATGGATTGGTTTGTGTTTAATGCCTTTATCGAATCGGTAAAGCAAAAGCGGCAGACACCAATTGATGTTTATGATTCGGTTACGATGAGTGTGATCACCCCGCTTTCTACCAAATCACTGAAAGAAGGAAATGCTGTGCAACAGTTTCCCGACTTTACCAAAGGTCAATGGAAAGGGCGGAAGAATAAATTTGCTTTAGATGATAGCGGGTTTTAA
- a CDS encoding acetyltransferase, whose product MRRFLAELRIYICNRWVAVIPSHTIRQFYYRKIMKYSIGQNAAIFMDCTFDCTCFFSIGKNSVINAKCRMDNKSRITIGDNVSISQEVMILSADHDPDAADFKGRDRPVEIEDYVWIGSRATIMPGVRLGKGAIVAAGAVVTNDVLPYQIVGGIPAKLLRMRSKDLSYQLSYRRLLQ is encoded by the coding sequence ATGAGGCGTTTCCTAGCTGAATTGAGGATCTATATTTGTAACCGGTGGGTGGCGGTTATACCCAGCCATACCATCAGGCAATTTTATTATCGTAAAATAATGAAATACAGCATCGGCCAAAACGCTGCCATATTTATGGATTGCACGTTTGACTGTACCTGTTTTTTCAGTATCGGCAAAAATTCGGTCATTAATGCAAAGTGTAGGATGGATAATAAAAGCCGCATCACCATTGGCGATAACGTATCCATATCGCAGGAAGTGATGATCTTATCTGCCGACCATGATCCGGATGCGGCCGACTTTAAAGGCCGCGACCGGCCAGTTGAAATAGAAGATTACGTTTGGATTGGCTCGCGGGCAACCATTATGCCCGGCGTAAGGTTAGGAAAGGGGGCAATAGTTGCTGCAGGCGCCGTTGTTACCAATGATGTACTGCCTTATCAAATTGTAGGCGGAATTCCTGCTAAACTATTGCGGATGCGCAGTAAAGATTTAAGTTACCAGCTATCATACAGGCGGTTGCTACAGTAG
- a CDS encoding DNA-binding response regulator — MRCIIVDDEPLALELLADNIKQVERLQLVASCRSAAQALQVLQTEQIDLIFCDIQMPGITGLQLVKSLAHKPLIIFITAYNEFAVDGFELDVVDYLLKPVPVERFLKACNKALHLFDTQNQLPTFGVPKTRDHLFVYADYNLVRINHGEITYIEGLKDYVKLHRKGTDKPLLSRITIKALEEQLPPDQFFRTHKSYIVNLGYVQSVRKGRIKLQDVEVPYTDNYRDVISRMTGKAF, encoded by the coding sequence ATGCGGTGTATAATAGTTGATGATGAACCCCTGGCGCTGGAGCTTTTAGCAGATAATATTAAACAGGTTGAACGCCTGCAGCTGGTGGCAAGCTGCCGCTCGGCCGCCCAGGCGCTCCAGGTGTTACAAACCGAACAAATCGACCTGATCTTTTGCGATATTCAGATGCCGGGAATTACCGGGCTGCAACTGGTAAAAAGCCTTGCGCACAAACCATTGATCATTTTTATTACCGCCTATAATGAGTTTGCGGTAGATGGGTTTGAACTGGACGTGGTAGACTACTTGCTAAAGCCTGTCCCGGTTGAGCGTTTTCTAAAAGCATGTAATAAGGCACTGCACTTATTTGATACGCAAAACCAGCTACCGACCTTCGGTGTCCCTAAGACCCGAGATCATCTTTTTGTTTATGCTGATTATAACCTGGTAAGAATCAATCACGGTGAGATCACCTATATTGAAGGTTTGAAGGATTATGTAAAACTTCACCGGAAAGGTACAGATAAGCCCCTGCTATCCCGTATTACGATCAAAGCACTGGAGGAACAACTGCCTCCGGACCAATTTTTCCGAACGCATAAATCCTATATAGTTAACCTGGGTTATGTACAATCGGTACGTAAGGGCCGCATTAAATTACAGGATGTGGAGGTGCCTTATACAGATAACTATAGAGATGTGATAAGCCGGATGACGGGCAAGGCTTTTTAA
- a CDS encoding nucleotide pyrophosphatase yields the protein MQQVIKISKLILVFVLASTIVSAQSKVKKSLFIIADGIPADVIEKLATPNLNLIAKQGAYLRAHVGGDKGTYSQTPTISAVGYNSLLTGTWVNKHNVWDNDIKAPNYHYPTIFRLFKDQYPNKKIAVFSSWLDNRTKLVGDGMAETGNLHVDYHADGYELDTMNFKHDKQSAYMHRIDEQVVAEAVNCVKTKAPDLSWVYLEYTDDMGHRHGDSPEYYKAIEMMDTQVGKIWQAIQYREKNFNEEWLIFITTDHGRSEDNGRNHGGQSTRQRSTWMVTNAKGLNNYSKYYYPGIVDIMPAIARFMNINIPAKFAREIDGTPLAGPVSVSELKVNLVQGAIDVSWKAMGKPENLKIWVSATNNVKEGQPDDYRLLGTFPAAKEHALISVKDLPSAYYKIAVEGQYNTVNKWIVAEPAK from the coding sequence ATGCAACAGGTTATAAAAATAAGCAAGCTGATTTTGGTCTTTGTGCTGGCTTCAACAATTGTTTCTGCACAGTCCAAAGTAAAAAAGTCGCTTTTTATTATCGCAGATGGCATCCCTGCAGATGTGATAGAGAAACTTGCCACCCCAAACCTTAACCTCATTGCTAAACAAGGTGCGTATTTACGTGCACATGTAGGCGGTGATAAAGGCACATACAGCCAAACACCTACCATCTCCGCCGTGGGTTACAATAGTTTGCTAACCGGTACCTGGGTAAATAAGCATAACGTTTGGGATAACGATATCAAGGCACCCAATTATCACTACCCAACCATCTTCAGGCTGTTTAAAGATCAGTACCCCAACAAAAAAATAGCTGTTTTTTCCAGCTGGCTGGATAACCGCACCAAACTGGTTGGCGATGGCATGGCCGAAACCGGCAACCTGCATGTTGACTACCATGCTGATGGGTATGAGTTGGATACGATGAACTTTAAGCACGATAAGCAGTCGGCCTATATGCATCGCATTGACGAGCAGGTGGTTGCCGAAGCCGTTAATTGCGTTAAAACCAAGGCGCCGGATCTTTCATGGGTTTATTTGGAATATACGGATGATATGGGACACCGGCATGGCGATAGCCCCGAATATTACAAGGCTATAGAAATGATGGATACGCAGGTAGGGAAAATATGGCAGGCCATTCAATACCGCGAAAAGAATTTTAACGAGGAGTGGCTGATCTTTATCACAACAGATCATGGCAGGAGCGAAGACAATGGCCGCAACCACGGTGGCCAAAGTACCAGGCAACGATCAACCTGGATGGTTACCAACGCTAAAGGCTTAAACAATTACAGCAAATATTATTATCCCGGTATAGTAGATATCATGCCTGCCATAGCCCGTTTTATGAACATCAATATCCCGGCTAAATTTGCGCGTGAAATAGATGGCACCCCGCTGGCCGGCCCTGTATCTGTAAGCGAGCTAAAAGTAAACCTGGTACAAGGTGCTATCGATGTAAGCTGGAAAGCAATGGGCAAGCCCGAGAACCTCAAAATCTGGGTGTCGGCAACCAATAATGTGAAAGAAGGCCAGCCTGATGATTATCGGCTTTTAGGTACTTTTCCGGCAGCCAAAGAGCATGCCCTTATTTCGGTAAAAGATCTGCCATCCGCCTATTATAAAATAGCCGTTGAAGGCCAATATAACACCGTAAATAAATGGATCGTGGCGGAGCCTGCAAAATAA
- a CDS encoding ABC transporter ATP-binding protein, which yields MGDIAIKVENLSKAYQLGDFGTGTLSRDIERKWALLRGKEDPFLKIGETNDRATAGTSDIVWSLKDISFDIKKGDAVGVIGRNGAGKSTLLKVLSRVTVPTRGSVKIMGRVASLLEVGTGFHPELSGRENIFLNGAILGMRKHEIKRQFDAIVDFAGVERYIDTPVKRYSSGMYVRLAFAVAAHLESEIMIVDEVLAVGDAEFQKKCLGKMGEVSKGEGRTVLFVSHNMAAINNLCTKSILLKHGQMQTMDFTHTVIDRYIRTGENSDGQANFDDIILKQSSTRAGFFALRLLSRSKGITADFAITEDIIIEIEYDVYENGTVIQPSIHLLDMLDTCIFATFNGPSASVAPDPLANKPLQKGRYKATCIIPGNYLNDKNYKINAFLVPGDMADMAVAENVLSFSVIETGDMRKEYTGDWWGVVRPKLAWATEPV from the coding sequence ATGGGTGACATTGCCATAAAAGTTGAAAATTTATCAAAAGCGTACCAATTAGGCGATTTTGGTACAGGTACACTCAGCCGCGATATTGAACGTAAATGGGCCCTGCTAAGAGGTAAGGAAGATCCTTTTTTGAAAATAGGTGAAACTAACGACCGGGCCACAGCCGGTACAAGTGATATTGTTTGGAGCTTAAAGGATATCAGCTTTGATATTAAAAAAGGCGATGCCGTTGGGGTAATAGGCCGCAATGGTGCAGGTAAAAGTACGCTGCTGAAAGTATTGAGCCGGGTAACGGTACCCACCCGGGGTTCGGTGAAAATTATGGGTCGGGTGGCGAGTTTACTGGAGGTAGGTACGGGTTTTCATCCGGAGCTTTCCGGTCGGGAAAATATATTCCTGAATGGTGCCATACTCGGCATGCGCAAGCATGAAATAAAAAGACAATTTGATGCTATAGTAGATTTTGCCGGGGTTGAACGATATATTGATACACCGGTAAAGCGCTATTCCAGCGGTATGTACGTAAGGCTGGCCTTTGCGGTAGCTGCCCACCTGGAGAGCGAGATAATGATTGTAGACGAGGTGCTTGCCGTTGGCGATGCCGAGTTTCAGAAGAAATGCCTTGGCAAAATGGGCGAGGTAAGTAAAGGCGAAGGGCGAACGGTACTGTTTGTAAGCCATAATATGGCAGCAATAAACAATTTGTGTACAAAATCCATTTTGCTTAAGCATGGACAGATGCAAACCATGGATTTTACCCATACCGTTATTGATAGATACATCCGCACGGGTGAAAATAGCGATGGGCAGGCGAACTTTGATGATATTATTTTAAAGCAGTCATCTACCCGGGCAGGTTTCTTTGCATTAAGACTGTTATCGCGAAGCAAAGGCATCACCGCTGATTTCGCGATAACCGAAGATATTATTATTGAGATAGAATACGATGTTTACGAGAATGGCACGGTGATACAACCCAGCATACACTTGCTGGATATGCTTGACACCTGCATTTTTGCAACCTTCAACGGTCCATCGGCCAGTGTAGCACCGGATCCGTTGGCAAATAAGCCGCTGCAAAAAGGCAGATACAAAGCAACGTGTATTATTCCGGGTAATTATCTGAACGATAAAAACTATAAGATCAACGCATTCCTGGTGCCCGGGGATATGGCCGATATGGCGGTTGCCGAAAATGTGTTGTCGTTCTCGGTAATAGAAACCGGCGATATGCGTAAAGAATATACCGGTGACTGGTGGGGCGTTGTGCGCCCTAAATTGGCATGGGCTACCGAGCCTGTTTAA